A region of Tigriopus californicus strain San Diego chromosome 7, Tcal_SD_v2.1, whole genome shotgun sequence DNA encodes the following proteins:
- the LOC131883808 gene encoding uncharacterized protein LOC131883808 yields the protein MTASLSESVSPLLEAVQINRTDIVKTLLEEVDKLIRKDSTIQDNSPNLQAFLDQRRNERGNFLQNAVQAGSYDVVRALLQLGADASLSLPDGRRLLEHAPDALKKVALTTVLQAIATSQSEQVERLLKAGLDPNTVDGPEKQCSLLHWAAGFSDPSTVQILIQEGARIDAQDAVGLTPLHEALKRKSVEVSTILIEAGADLNLRIQNGALKGQSAMDMIEQAGTSLSEPLKAVISRNQSAYGNDIKPHVNGYEGEEGDKLSDVMSEQLSMSSTQKALSSINRFSPLPPVITDERLNLLWPQPQFIRQLHGEPKIFPNELPMTVSPGIVSIHKILDIFEFHQQRFRALNRRVFLNHKSPLDTHIIEEHSSVLHCAVQAGLFHVRGSYNLHISETKIRIQAGDLEGIHYAVMTLLQMLAMFRDEGLISVVVADQPVCSVRAILLDMNPFGRVPNFDVMMQLVDVLCALKINQLQAFIRLNNHDNEWSFSYSKSDLLTIHRFCRDRFIDFVPAFDILPNVTLRDHLVLRAKIHEILLCFDRPKVLHLGPVLASLLFHSPDFHGNMKLLFPNYDECMFFMCANNIPLSLSSIPSNVILLHYGFQKNNNFSVALNQFHDIGAGLGICTGTGAWSNLSGCPENMLMNVTNGHNALAKVNGRVSIMAHWCSDPALTHSVFAWPGFLAAAGLSWNSATPFDFIESVLKDLLDFHVLRDVDHPWGQVILDIGRAESYLLDPMNASSMSSLLQILIAPEQVNLTTITAEQMGHVIQMARKCHVQLKTFRSMSTDTRLEPIFQELQITTELITIAAKIGRVLVSGPSKSGLLSNLAPTFKTDIANKLIGLVEMFKVHWISRYHEEGIAGSARALNRLLSELVPQESKLILKDNQA from the exons ATGACGGCTTCCTTGTCGGAGTCCGTGAGTCCGTTACTCGAGGCGGTTCAGATTAACCGAACGGATATCGTCAAGACTCTCCTAGAGGAAGTAGACAAGCTCATTCGAAAAGATTCCACCATCCAAGACAACAGTCCCAATCTACAGGCCTTTTTGGATCAACGGCGAAATGAACGGGGGAACTTCCTGCAAAATGCGGTCCAA GCGGGTAGTTATGATGTAGTCCGGGCTTTGTTGCAATTGGGTGCGGATGCCTCGTTGTCTTTGCCCGATGGACGGAGGCTACTGGAGCACGCCCCGgatgcattgaaaaaagtagCCTTGACCACGGTTCTCCAAGCGATTGCCACTTCTCA GTCTGAGCAAGTGGAACGCCTCCTGAAGGCAGGATTGGACCCGAATACGGTGGATGGTCCGGAGAAGCAATGCTCACTTTTGCATTGGGCTGCGGGATTTTCCGACCCCTCGACCGTGCAAATTTTAATCCAAGAAGGGGCCCGGATCGATGCTCAAGATGCCGTGGGCTTGACTCCCTTACATGAGGCCTTGAAGCGAAAATCTGTTGAAGTGTCCACTATTCTAATCGAAGCCGGGGCGGACCTGAACTTGCGGATTCAAAATGG GGCTTTAAAAGGTCAATCAGCTATGGATATGATTGAGCAAGCGGGGACGAGTTTGTCTGAGCCTCTAAAGGCAGTGATATCACGAAACCAGTCCGCTTATGGGAATGACATTAAACCCCATGTGAATGGATATGAAGGCGAGGAGGGAGATAAATTGAGTGATGTGATGTCTGAACAACTCTCCATGTCTTCAACTCAAAAG GCATTGTCTTCCATAAATCGCTTTAGCCCGCTTCCTCCCGTAATCACTGATGAGCGGCTGAATCTATTGTGGCCTCAACCCCAATTTATCCGACAGCTCCATGGTGAACCCAAGATTTTTCCCAATGAACTTCCCATGACGGTTTCACCCGGGATTGTCTCCATTCACAA AATTTTGGATATTTTCGAATTCCATCAACAACGGTTCCGTGCCCTGAATCGGCGAGTTTTCTTGAACCATAAATCTCCCTTGGATACCCATATCATCGAGGAGCACAGTTCCGTGCTTCACTGTGCTGTTCAAGCGGGCCTGTTTCATGTTCGAGGCTCCTACAATCTCCATATCAGTGAAACCAAGATTCGCATTCAAGCTGGAGACTTGGAGGGAATTCACTATGCCGTGATGACCTTGCTTCAAATGTTGGCCATGTTCCGAGATGAGGGCCTAATTTCTGTGGTCGTGGCCGATCAACCCGTATGTAGTGTCAGAGCTATTCTGTTGGATATGAATCCATTCGGGCGAGTGCCCAACTTT GATGTGATGATGCAATTGGTGGACGTGTTATGCGCTTTGAAGATCAATCAACTTCAGGCTTTCATTCGTCTTAATAACCATGACAATGAGTGGAGCTTCAGCTACTCCAAAAG CGACCTTTTGACTATTCATCGTTTCTGCCGCGATCGGTTCATCGATTTTGTCCCTGCTTTTGACATTCTGCCCAATGTGACCCTTCGCGATCACTTGGTGTTGAGAGCTAAGATTCACGAAATTCTTCTCTGTTTCGACCGACCCAA GGTGCTGCATTTAGGTCCAGTTTTGGCATCTTTATTGTTCCATTCTCCGGATTTTCACGGGAATATGAAACTCTTGTTCCCTAACTACGACGAATGCATGTTCTTCATGTGTGCTAATAACATTCCCCTGAGCCTTTCAAGTATTCCTTCTAATGTGATACTTTTACATTATGGCTTCCAG aaaaacaacaatttttCCGTGGCCTTAAACCAATTCCATGACATTGGAGCAGGCTTAGGTATCTGTACAGGAACGGGGGCTTGGAGCAATCTATCTGGTTGCCCAGAAAATATGCTGATGAACGTGACGAATGGGCACAACGCTCTGGCCAAGGTCAATGGGCGTGTCTCGATCATGGCCCATTGGTGTAGTGATCCCGCTTTAACACATTCCGTTTTTGCTTGGCCGGGCTTTTTGGCCGCAGCAGGTTTATCGTGGAACTCGGCAACTCCATTC GATTTCATAGAGTCTGTTCTCAAAGATCTCCTAGACTTTCATGTCCTTAGAGATGTTGATCATCCATGGGGCCAAGTCATCTTGGATATAGGTCGTGCTGAGTCTTACTTGCTGGACCCAATGAATGCCTCGTCGATGTCAAGCCTACTTCAAATCCTCATTGCACCTGAACAGGTTAATCTGACCACAATCACTGCTGAACAAATGGGG CATGTGATACAAATGGCCCGCAAATGTCACGTTCAATTGAAGACATTCCGCTCCATGTCTACTGACACAAGATTAGAACCCATTTTCCAGGAATTGCAGATCACCACGGAACTGATAACAATTGCGGCTAAAATTGGCCGAGTTTTGGTTTCGGGACCTTCGAAATCAGGCCTCTTATCCAACCTGGCTCCGACTTTTAAGACAGATATTGCTAACAA gtTAATCGGTTTGGTGGAGATGTTTAAAGTCCATTGGATTTCGCGTTATCACGAAGAGGGCATCGCTGGTTCTGCTCGAGCTTTGAATCGCCTTTTATCGGAACTTGTTCCCCAAGAGTCAAAATTGATCTTGAAAGACAACCAGGCATGA
- the LOC131883019 gene encoding uncharacterized protein LOC131883019 isoform X2: MLVNADTKPSHLSPAPSASVKLRRRNKNNNNHINGPGGVPPTFEQKKKNRHSGDFLYWSPSRQIQEERRVQRKSGDWSYVSFPVQGHNGGGLNLNQGSPMRDYPYQFHLRNDEPAKKPSASILESKVIASIIQNETSRSAQGTPIRRNAGSPHPPPLPPPRCNSAMETLDRKPPPNATPVTGGVSRRKINGSGGGESSDAESNNNTNPREFGRLMSLQDDIHGGSSNLYQSIGQQGKEIYSNPMMNESPRQIARSEKTKRRSQSHTRTQNQQHSSDPFSDNRSVYSDKATPVKQKMGLGRRSATQMELSRRRNWLDDDENAISVEERSRWKSQEHLVDSMMFHNQPDSGELVSLPTSQDESTYVGNGGSGGGTCIKKGLMWQQRDRLFSRWKERYFVLSKDYLQCYKRGSSRISEMGGFIFKIKLAEIEDVELLDKRGYLTVSLTVAKEGKVLLRKPEGIREWFEALKTCSTDCRNRSMKSTEEFWNRKKFQAPDREDLDHWLLARQRIGIQYNYQDVGSNPPSLNTSFQDEFTSLPPCVLMGQNGPSVGPLERDQSHERSSRGRSTSRFAAGGSAPNSRPSSRARVPSKPRRSGGINGSRQYLVNNIDCRTEIESTSPNLSSGYHSPKIGSASSSGSASITNPGPLLINKTKTSFTETNFYCQDSGNDSMHTNTSTGGSTDSSHPDQGSQLGLGENRQARSRLRQPNEDFKDISINESPEPQTFRGRTCSEVQRAKDPCRDHQQAKIKNRRSHLPHQSTRV; this comes from the exons ATGTTGGTGAATGCTGATACCAAGCCTTCCCATCTTTCTCCCGCCCCATCGGCATCTGTGAAACTGAGACGACGAAATAAGAACAACAATAACCACATCAATGGCCCAGGAGGCGTGCCTCCcacttttgagcaaaagaagaagaaccgACACTCGGGTGACTTTCTGTATTGGTCACCCTCTCGACAGATCCAGGAGGAGCGACGGGTTCAACGGAAGTCAGGGGATTGGAGCTATGTCAGCTTTCCGGTTCAAGGTCACAATGGTGGGGGATTAAACCTTAATCAAGGGAGTCCCATGCGAGATTATCCCTACCAATTCCATCTACGCAATGATGAGCCAGCGAAGAAACCAAGTGCCAGTATTTTGGAGAGCAAGGTCATCGCTTCGATCATTCAGAACGAGACTTCTCGGAGTGCCCAAGGCACACCTATCCGACGCAATGCCGGCTCTCCGCACCCTCCACCCCTTCCTCCGCCCCGATGTAACTCGGCCATGGAGACCCTCGACCGAAAGCCACCCCCAAATGCCACCCCAGTGACTGGAGGGGTGTCGAGGCGCAAGATCAATGGGTCTGGTGGAGGCGAGTCATCCGATGCCGAAAGCAATAACAACACCAATCCTCGAGAGTTTGGTCGACTGATGTCGCTTCAAGATGACATTCACGGCGGAAGCTCAAATCTCTATCAGTCCATTGGGCAACAGGGCAAAGAGATTTACTCTAACCCCATGATGAATGAGAGTCCCCGGCAGATTGCCAGGAGTGAAAAAACCAAGCGGAGGAGTCAAAGTCATACCCGCACCCAAAATCAACAACATTCTTCCGATCCGTTCAGCGATAATCGCAGTGTTTACTCGGACAAGGCCACCCCAGTGAAGCAGAAAATGGGCCTTGGTCGGAGATCCGCCACCCAGATGGAACTTTCCAGGCGACGTAATTGGCTGGATGACGATGAGAATGCCATCTCCGTGGAAGAACGATCCAGATGGAAGTCCCAGGAGCATCTGGTTGACTCGATG ATGTTCCACAACCAACCAGATTCCGGCGAACTGGTTTCACTTCCAACTAGTCAGGACGAGTCCACGTATGTCGGAAATGGCGGAAGTGGGGGAGGCACGTGCATAAAGAAGGGATTAATGTGGCAACAGCGTGACCGCTTGTTCTCCAGGTGGAAGGAGAGATATTTTGTCCTAAGCAAGGATTACCTTCAGTGCTATAAACGAGGATCATCCCGGATTAGCGAAATGGGAGGATTCATATTCAAGATTAAACTCGCGGAG ATCGAGGATGTTGAATTATTGGATAAACGTGGGTATCTCACTGTGTCGTTAACGGTGGCAAAGGAGGGCAAAGTACTTCTGCGGAAGCCTGAAGGAATCCGAGAATGGTTCGAGGCCCTGAAG ACGTGTTCCACCGACTGCCGCAACCGAAGCATGAAGTCCACTGAAGAATTTTGGAACCGGAAAAAGTTCCAAGCGCCAGATCGAGAAGACTTGGACCATTGGCTCTTAGCCCGACAAAGAATAG GCATCCAATACAACTACCAAGATGTGGGATCGAATCCGCCGTCCCTTAACACTAGTTTTCAAGATGAATTCACCTCCCTGCCCCCATGTGTTCTAATGGGCCAGAATGGCCCATCCGTGGGCCCATTGGAGCGTGACCAATCACATGAGCGGTCATCACGTGGCAGAAGTACCTCCAGGTTCGCAGCTGGAGGCTCTGCTCCGAACTCGAGGCCGAGTTCGAGGGCCAGAGTTCCTTCCAAACCTCGGAGGTCAGGGGGAATCAATGGAAGTCGTCAAT ATTTGGTGAATAATATTGACTGTCGCACTGAAATTGAGTCCACAAGTCCCAACTTGAGTAGTGGATACCACAGCCCTAAGATTGGATCTGCTTCTTCTTCGGGATCCGCCAGCATCACTAATCCCGGTCCTCTTCTGATcaacaaaaccaaaaccagTTTCACGGAGACAAATTTCTACTGTCAAGACTCTGGCAACGACTCCATGCACACCAACACATCCACGG GTGGATCGACGGACTCATCCCATCCGGATCAAGGATCACAATTGGGATTAGGGGAGAACCGTCAAGCTCGGAGTCGACTACGCCAACCCAACGAGGATTTCAAGGACATCAGTATCAATGAATCGCCAGAGCCTCAGACATTCAGAG GTCGAACTTGCAGTGAGGTCCAAAGAGCAAAGGATCCGTGCCGAGATCATCAGCAAGCCAAGATCAAGAACCGACGATCCCATTTACCTCACCAATCCACAAGGGTCTAG
- the LOC131883019 gene encoding uncharacterized protein LOC131883019 isoform X1, whose protein sequence is MLVNADTKPSHLSPAPSASVKLRRRNKNNNNHINGPGGVPPTFEQKKKNRHSGDFLYWSPSRQIQEERRVQRKSGDWSYVSFPVQGHNGGGLNLNQGSPMRDYPYQFHLRNDEPAKKPSASILESKVIASIIQNETSRSAQGTPIRRNAGSPHPPPLPPPRCNSAMETLDRKPPPNATPVTGGVSRRKINGSGGGESSDAESNNNTNPREFGRLMSLQDDIHGGSSNLYQSIGQQGKEIYSNPMMNESPRQIARSEKTKRRSQSHTRTQNQQHSSDPFSDNRSVYSDKATPVKQKMGLGRRSATQMELSRRRNWLDDDENAISVEERSRWKSQEHLVDSMMFHNQPDSGELVSLPTSQDESTYVGNGGSGGGTCIKKGLMWQQRDRLFSRWKERYFVLSKDYLQCYKRGSSRISEMGGFIFKIKLAEIEDVELLDKRGYLTVSLTVAKEGKVLLRKPEGIREWFEALKTCSTDCRNRSMKSTEEFWNRKKFQAPDREDLDHWLLARQRIGIQYNYQDVGSNPPSLNTSFQDEFTSLPPCVLMGQNGPSVGPLERDQSHERSSRGRSTSRFAAGGSAPNSRPSSRARVPSKPRRSGGINGSRQYLVNNIDCRTEIESTSPNLSSGYHSPKIGSASSSGSASITNPGPLLINKTKTSFTETNFYCQDSGNDSMHTNTSTVLGCVFLGGSTDSSHPDQGSQLGLGENRQARSRLRQPNEDFKDISINESPEPQTFRGRTCSEVQRAKDPCRDHQQAKIKNRRSHLPHQSTRV, encoded by the exons ATGTTGGTGAATGCTGATACCAAGCCTTCCCATCTTTCTCCCGCCCCATCGGCATCTGTGAAACTGAGACGACGAAATAAGAACAACAATAACCACATCAATGGCCCAGGAGGCGTGCCTCCcacttttgagcaaaagaagaagaaccgACACTCGGGTGACTTTCTGTATTGGTCACCCTCTCGACAGATCCAGGAGGAGCGACGGGTTCAACGGAAGTCAGGGGATTGGAGCTATGTCAGCTTTCCGGTTCAAGGTCACAATGGTGGGGGATTAAACCTTAATCAAGGGAGTCCCATGCGAGATTATCCCTACCAATTCCATCTACGCAATGATGAGCCAGCGAAGAAACCAAGTGCCAGTATTTTGGAGAGCAAGGTCATCGCTTCGATCATTCAGAACGAGACTTCTCGGAGTGCCCAAGGCACACCTATCCGACGCAATGCCGGCTCTCCGCACCCTCCACCCCTTCCTCCGCCCCGATGTAACTCGGCCATGGAGACCCTCGACCGAAAGCCACCCCCAAATGCCACCCCAGTGACTGGAGGGGTGTCGAGGCGCAAGATCAATGGGTCTGGTGGAGGCGAGTCATCCGATGCCGAAAGCAATAACAACACCAATCCTCGAGAGTTTGGTCGACTGATGTCGCTTCAAGATGACATTCACGGCGGAAGCTCAAATCTCTATCAGTCCATTGGGCAACAGGGCAAAGAGATTTACTCTAACCCCATGATGAATGAGAGTCCCCGGCAGATTGCCAGGAGTGAAAAAACCAAGCGGAGGAGTCAAAGTCATACCCGCACCCAAAATCAACAACATTCTTCCGATCCGTTCAGCGATAATCGCAGTGTTTACTCGGACAAGGCCACCCCAGTGAAGCAGAAAATGGGCCTTGGTCGGAGATCCGCCACCCAGATGGAACTTTCCAGGCGACGTAATTGGCTGGATGACGATGAGAATGCCATCTCCGTGGAAGAACGATCCAGATGGAAGTCCCAGGAGCATCTGGTTGACTCGATG ATGTTCCACAACCAACCAGATTCCGGCGAACTGGTTTCACTTCCAACTAGTCAGGACGAGTCCACGTATGTCGGAAATGGCGGAAGTGGGGGAGGCACGTGCATAAAGAAGGGATTAATGTGGCAACAGCGTGACCGCTTGTTCTCCAGGTGGAAGGAGAGATATTTTGTCCTAAGCAAGGATTACCTTCAGTGCTATAAACGAGGATCATCCCGGATTAGCGAAATGGGAGGATTCATATTCAAGATTAAACTCGCGGAG ATCGAGGATGTTGAATTATTGGATAAACGTGGGTATCTCACTGTGTCGTTAACGGTGGCAAAGGAGGGCAAAGTACTTCTGCGGAAGCCTGAAGGAATCCGAGAATGGTTCGAGGCCCTGAAG ACGTGTTCCACCGACTGCCGCAACCGAAGCATGAAGTCCACTGAAGAATTTTGGAACCGGAAAAAGTTCCAAGCGCCAGATCGAGAAGACTTGGACCATTGGCTCTTAGCCCGACAAAGAATAG GCATCCAATACAACTACCAAGATGTGGGATCGAATCCGCCGTCCCTTAACACTAGTTTTCAAGATGAATTCACCTCCCTGCCCCCATGTGTTCTAATGGGCCAGAATGGCCCATCCGTGGGCCCATTGGAGCGTGACCAATCACATGAGCGGTCATCACGTGGCAGAAGTACCTCCAGGTTCGCAGCTGGAGGCTCTGCTCCGAACTCGAGGCCGAGTTCGAGGGCCAGAGTTCCTTCCAAACCTCGGAGGTCAGGGGGAATCAATGGAAGTCGTCAAT ATTTGGTGAATAATATTGACTGTCGCACTGAAATTGAGTCCACAAGTCCCAACTTGAGTAGTGGATACCACAGCCCTAAGATTGGATCTGCTTCTTCTTCGGGATCCGCCAGCATCACTAATCCCGGTCCTCTTCTGATcaacaaaaccaaaaccagTTTCACGGAGACAAATTTCTACTGTCAAGACTCTGGCAACGACTCCATGCACACCAACACATCCACGG TTTTGGGATGTGTATTTCTAGGTGGATCGACGGACTCATCCCATCCGGATCAAGGATCACAATTGGGATTAGGGGAGAACCGTCAAGCTCGGAGTCGACTACGCCAACCCAACGAGGATTTCAAGGACATCAGTATCAATGAATCGCCAGAGCCTCAGACATTCAGAG GTCGAACTTGCAGTGAGGTCCAAAGAGCAAAGGATCCGTGCCGAGATCATCAGCAAGCCAAGATCAAGAACCGACGATCCCATTTACCTCACCAATCCACAAGGGTCTAG
- the LOC131883904 gene encoding organic cation transporter protein-like, protein MTVKKLVPPPDPLIRIIGDVGRFQLTLFFITGLSIVIHSWAMLANKWIAYPVDFWCEKPEYLVEVEPKNWVDIYAPYAKGYTPTERSTKLIDEMENGILETIALPIGDKYDRCRIFEMDYYIGRPNRTENLARKCMEFEYDSSAYQNTITERFGLICEYQTYPRLGQSIFFAGTFFGVFTSGYLSDHFGRMKAYRLFLFLWVVFGIAGAFAPDFWSWSLFRFICGGASIAFNTCQTVYCVELAGFRWRSYTNSFFRAFPFALGHVTLGLLVYLIPNMVHLEIFIGCSGIPFLIISFFLPESPKWLLVNGRYDEAITIIERACKVNGIVPKQEDLDALKEIHDETGDTGKTWLLFKHPGIRRNMIIMNYCWFCFSMAYFGLIYNTPAFDLDPILVFVIPAILDFPVVLSYPFFENSFGRKAMLTGSLLVAGFFLLMTITVPAGWPVIILSTIGLKAAGTAFDGGYCFTRELAPTFLRGSALSLVSGSARLGSVLSPLVASIHIDGSLNVILPVLIYGGLTMIAAITSVWLWPETLNTTLPDNLEEAETQANTRNRWTYC, encoded by the exons ATGACGGTTAAAAAGCTGGTTCCACCTCCGGATCCATTGATCCGGATCATTGGCGATGTGGGACGCTTCCAGTTGACCTTGTTCTTCATCACAGGGCTATCCATAGTGATCCATTCGTGGGCCATGTTGGCCAATAAGTGGATCGCATATCCAGTAGATTTTTGGTGCGAGAAACCTGAATATCTTGTGGAAGTGGAACCAAAGAATTGGGTCGATATCTATGCTCCATATGCCAAAGGCTACACACCCACAGAGCGATCCACGAAGCTTATcgatgaaatggaaaatggcatTTTGGAGACCATAGCGTTACCGATTGGGGACAAATATGATCGATGTCGGATCTTTGAAATGGATTACTACATTGGACGGCCCAATCGAACTGAAAATCTAGCTCGAAAATGCATGGAATTTGAGTACGACAGCTCTGCATATCAG AACACCATCACGGAGAGGTTCGGGTTAATTTGCGAGTATCAAACCTACCCGAGACTAGGCCAGTCCATCTTTTTCGCCGGCACATTTTTTGGCGTGTTCACCAGCGGATATCTGTCCGACCATTTTGGCCGGATGAAGGCCTACAGGTTATTTCTGTTCTTGTGGGTGGTTTTCGGCATTGCCGGTGCCTTTGCCCCCGACTTTTGGTCCTGGTCATTATTCAGATTCATCTGCGGAGGAGCCAGTATCGCCTTTAACACGTGTCAAACCGTGTATTGCGTGGAGTTGGCCGGATTCCGATGGCGTTCTTATACAAACTCCTTCTTCAGAGCTTTTCCATTTGCTTTGGGGCACGTCACATTGGGACTATTGGTGTATCTGATTCCTAATATGGTCCATTTAGAGATCTTCATTGGATGCTCCGGCATTCCATTTCTGATCATCTCCTTTTTTCTGCCTGAATCTCCCAAATGGCTTCTGGTTAATGGTCGCTACGACGAAGCGATCACCATAATTGAAAGGGCCTGCAAAGTCAATGGGATCGTCCCGAAGCAAGAGGACTTGGACGCCCTCAAAGAGATCCATGACGAAACTGGGGACACGGGCAAGACTTGGTTGTTGTTCAAACATCCGGGAATTCGTCGAAATATGATTATCATGAACTATTGCTGGTTCTGCTTCAGTATGGCGTATTTCGGCCTTATCTACAACACACCGGCTTTTGACTTGGATCCAATTTTAGTGTTCGTTATCCCGGCTATTTTGGACTTTCCAGTGGTCCTTTCTTACCCATTTTTTGAGAACTCGTTTGGTCGAAAGGCCATGTTAACAGGCAGTCTTTTGGTAGCcggattttttcttctaatgACCATCACAGTTCCAGCTGGCTGGCCAGTGATCATCCTCTCCACAATTGGCCTCAAAGCAGCGGGTACAGCCTTCGATGGAGGCTACTGCTTCACACGAGAACTGGCCCCGACATTCCTTCGAGGTTCAGCATTAAGTTTAGTATCGGGTTCGGCCCGATTAGGCTCAGTTTTGTCCCCTCTGGTGGCTTCGATACACATTGATGGATCTCTCAATGTGATTTTGCCGGTTTTGATTTATGGTGGTCTTACCATGATTGCAGCCATTACTAGCGTTTGGTTGTGGCCAGAGACACTCAATACAACCTTACCCGATAATCTCGAGGAGGCGGAGACACAAGCCAATACTCGAAACCGGTGGACTTATTGTTAG